The Tenacibaculum jejuense genome includes a window with the following:
- a CDS encoding SDR family NAD(P)-dependent oxidoreductase produces the protein MSKLQGKVAVITGANSGIGLATAKLFLEEGAKVVLSGRRETALVKATKDLNGEFITVVADVAKESDNKKLIEETVNTYGKIDVLFLNAGIAPVAPTNEITAEHYNEVFDINVKGPILATKEAIPHINDGGSILFTNSIVHQKGFDGFGVYSASKGALRAYSRVLTSELKDRGIRVNSIAPGPIETPIYGKMNLPGEVVEEMGKSFAQTVPLGRFGKSEEIASTALFLASEDASFINGVELEVDGGLSQI, from the coding sequence ATGAGTAAATTACAAGGTAAAGTAGCCGTAATAACAGGTGCTAACAGTGGAATAGGATTAGCAACAGCAAAATTATTTTTAGAAGAAGGAGCGAAAGTTGTTTTATCTGGAAGAAGAGAAACTGCTTTGGTAAAAGCTACAAAGGATTTAAATGGAGAATTTATTACCGTAGTTGCAGATGTTGCTAAAGAATCTGATAACAAAAAATTAATTGAAGAAACTGTAAATACCTATGGAAAAATTGATGTGTTATTTTTAAATGCTGGTATTGCGCCAGTTGCTCCAACTAATGAAATAACAGCTGAGCATTACAATGAAGTTTTCGATATTAATGTAAAAGGACCAATTTTAGCAACAAAAGAAGCAATTCCACATATTAACGATGGTGGATCTATCTTATTTACAAACTCAATTGTACACCAAAAAGGATTTGATGGTTTCGGTGTTTATTCTGCGAGTAAAGGAGCTTTAAGAGCTTATTCTAGAGTATTAACTTCTGAATTAAAAGATCGAGGTATTCGTGTAAATTCTATTGCTCCAGGACCAATTGAAACTCCTATTTATGGTAAAATGAATTTACCAGGAGAAGTTGTTGAAGAAATGGGAAAAAGCTTTGCTCAAACTGTACCATTAGGTAGATTTGGAAAATCTGAAGAAATTGCTAGCACAGCTTTATTTTTAGCTTCTGAAGATGCTTCTTTTATTAATGGAGTTGAATTAGAAGTTGATGGTGGATTAAGTCAAATTTAA
- a CDS encoding DMT family transporter, which yields MKIRNKQLLGFIIGILGIVLFSSKAVLVKLLYKHDVPMITALFLRMIFSFPFYVFILISSSKKNTNSKISTKNFIWILFFGFVGYYLASLFDFIGLTYIKASLERVILFVYPTIVLLFNFLFLKEKISKQQLVATLVTYIGIAIAFGAEVSVSGSNVVLGGFFVLLSAITYASYLVGSGWLIPNIGVVRFTSHVMLVSCICVFIHYAIISETSIFSYSSEVYILGFLIAILATVIPSFLVSWSIKLISSSNFAILASLGPVSTIILAVIFLDEYLSMIQLLGTLVVIIGVLLISRNKK from the coding sequence ATGAAAATTAGAAATAAGCAATTATTAGGTTTTATTATCGGAATTTTAGGGATCGTTTTGTTTTCTTCAAAAGCAGTTTTGGTAAAGCTATTATACAAACACGATGTTCCCATGATTACCGCCTTATTTTTAAGAATGATTTTCTCTTTTCCTTTTTATGTTTTCATTTTAATATCTTCTTCAAAAAAGAATACAAATAGTAAAATTTCTACAAAGAACTTTATCTGGATTTTATTTTTTGGTTTTGTAGGATATTATTTAGCTAGTCTCTTTGATTTTATAGGTTTAACTTACATTAAAGCAAGTTTAGAAAGGGTTATTTTATTTGTATATCCCACAATTGTTCTCTTGTTTAACTTCCTGTTTTTAAAAGAAAAAATTAGTAAACAACAACTTGTAGCGACATTAGTTACTTATATAGGAATTGCAATCGCTTTTGGCGCCGAAGTTTCTGTTTCAGGATCTAATGTAGTTTTAGGAGGTTTCTTTGTATTATTATCGGCAATTACTTATGCATCATATTTGGTTGGAAGTGGTTGGTTAATTCCTAATATAGGAGTAGTTCGATTTACATCTCACGTTATGTTGGTATCTTGTATTTGTGTATTTATTCATTACGCCATCATTTCAGAAACATCTATTTTTAGTTATTCCTCAGAAGTATATATTTTAGGTTTTTTAATTGCTATTTTGGCAACAGTAATACCTTCGTTTTTAGTTTCTTGGTCTATTAAATTAATATCGTCTTCGAATTTTGCCATTTTAGCATCATTAGGTCCAGTTTCTACTATAATTTTAGCTGTAATTTTTTTAGATGAATACCTTTCAATGATACAGTTATTAGGAACATTAGTCGTAATCATTGGAGTACTGTTAATTTCCAGAAATAAGAAGTAA
- a CDS encoding NYN domain-containing protein produces the protein MNNNLAVLIDGDNISSSYVEEMMEEIAKYGNPTIKRIYGDWTKPGLTKWKNLLLENAIIPIQQYGYTRGKNATDSAMIIDAMDILYSGKVDGFCLVSSDSDFTRLATRLREAGMTVIGIGEKKTPNPFIVACDRFIYIEILKKQTEEKVESKAPTVDKITKKEIGLISSTINDLSDDDGWAFLGDVGSLIQKKRPNFDSRNYGFEKLTPLIKSIGKYDIERRENQKNKHQLIFVRIKTKTAARTKKN, from the coding sequence ATGAACAATAATTTAGCAGTACTTATAGATGGAGACAATATATCTTCAAGTTATGTTGAAGAAATGATGGAAGAAATAGCTAAATATGGCAATCCTACAATTAAGAGAATTTATGGAGATTGGACTAAACCTGGTTTAACAAAATGGAAAAATTTGCTTTTAGAAAATGCGATAATACCAATTCAGCAATATGGATATACTCGAGGTAAGAATGCTACAGATTCTGCAATGATTATAGATGCAATGGATATTTTATATAGTGGTAAAGTAGATGGTTTTTGTTTGGTATCTAGTGATAGTGATTTTACACGATTAGCAACAAGATTACGAGAAGCTGGAATGACAGTAATTGGAATAGGAGAGAAGAAGACACCAAATCCTTTTATAGTTGCTTGTGATAGATTTATTTATATAGAAATACTTAAAAAACAAACAGAAGAGAAAGTAGAATCTAAAGCACCAACAGTTGATAAAATCACAAAAAAAGAAATAGGTTTAATATCTTCAACTATCAATGATTTATCTGATGATGATGGCTGGGCTTTTCTTGGTGATGTTGGTAGTTTAATTCAAAAAAAGAGACCTAATTTTGATTCTAGAAATTATGGGTTTGAAAAATTAACACCTTTAATTAAATCAATAGGTAAATACGATATTGAACGTAGAGAGAATCAGAAGAATAAACATCAATTAATATTTGTTAGGATTAAGACTAAAACAGCTGCTAGAACAAAGAAAAATTAA
- a CDS encoding MATE family efflux transporter has protein sequence MNQVASELSTEKVSKLLLKQSVPAAIGILVMSINMIVDTIFVGQWIGVLAIAAITVVLPIGFLISSIGMAIGIGGSSVISLALGADNVEKAKKVFGNQISLTTLTSVILVAICLIFEEAVLKLFGANGNILEPAIPYFRIIIIGVPFLAYAMMGNPIIRALGKPTYAMVALILPAIANIILDIVFIKVFGWGMFGAGLATSIAYAVCGLFILGFLLSKKSSLQIRFNQLKLNKAIVSEISSLGSITLVRQGTISVLTIILNYSLYKYGNESSVAVFGIINRLMMFIFFPVFGIVQGFLPIAGYNYGANLYDRVKEVLNTANKYGTILCIFIFAAVYFFNYEMTTVFTNDEQLLKQTPNAILTTLLATPFIAFQLVGASYFQAVGKAKPALILTLLRQSIFLIPFILILPIFYGLDGIWFSFPISDLLATIVTYFFVRKEIALLKN, from the coding sequence ATGAATCAAGTTGCCAGTGAACTTTCCACAGAAAAAGTAAGTAAGTTATTATTAAAACAATCTGTACCTGCTGCAATTGGTATTTTAGTGATGTCTATTAACATGATTGTAGACACCATTTTTGTTGGACAATGGATTGGTGTTTTAGCTATTGCTGCTATTACTGTTGTATTACCAATCGGTTTTTTAATTTCTTCTATTGGAATGGCTATTGGTATTGGAGGAAGTTCAGTTATTTCTTTGGCTTTAGGAGCAGATAATGTTGAAAAAGCTAAAAAAGTATTTGGAAATCAAATCAGTTTAACAACACTAACTTCAGTTATTTTAGTAGCTATATGTTTAATTTTTGAAGAAGCAGTTTTAAAATTATTTGGAGCCAATGGAAATATTTTAGAGCCCGCAATTCCTTACTTCAGAATTATAATTATTGGTGTACCATTTTTAGCTTATGCAATGATGGGAAATCCAATTATTAGAGCTTTAGGAAAACCAACTTATGCAATGGTCGCTTTAATTTTACCTGCTATAGCAAATATTATTTTAGATATCGTATTCATCAAAGTATTTGGCTGGGGAATGTTTGGCGCAGGTTTAGCAACCTCTATCGCTTATGCTGTTTGTGGATTATTTATTCTTGGTTTTTTACTTTCTAAAAAAAGTAGTTTACAAATACGTTTCAATCAGTTAAAATTAAATAAAGCTATAGTTTCAGAAATTAGTTCTTTGGGAAGTATAACACTTGTTAGACAAGGTACAATTAGTGTTTTAACAATTATTTTGAATTATTCTTTGTACAAATATGGAAATGAATCCTCAGTAGCGGTTTTTGGGATAATTAATCGTTTAATGATGTTTATATTTTTCCCCGTTTTTGGAATAGTACAAGGTTTTTTACCTATTGCAGGTTATAATTATGGAGCCAATTTATACGATCGGGTAAAAGAAGTTTTAAACACAGCAAATAAGTACGGTACAATTCTGTGCATTTTTATTTTTGCTGCTGTATATTTCTTTAATTATGAAATGACAACTGTGTTTACTAACGATGAGCAATTATTAAAACAAACACCAAATGCTATTTTAACTACTTTATTAGCTACTCCATTTATAGCATTTCAATTAGTTGGAGCTTCATACTTTCAAGCAGTGGGAAAAGCAAAACCTGCTTTAATACTAACTTTATTACGTCAATCTATCTTTTTAATTCCGTTTATTTTAATTCTTCCTATTTTTTATGGACTAGATGGAATATGGTTCTCCTTCCCTATTTCTGACTTGTTAGCAACCATTGTTACCTACTTTTTTGTACGTAAAGAAATCGCTTTATTAAAAAATTAA
- a CDS encoding DUF2461 domain-containing protein, with translation MKLSADTFQFLNKLVENNTREWFADNKPEFDTIQKDVKQFYKAIQEKLEAHDEIEKHKFFRIYRDVRFSKDKTPYKTHFAGSFSRNGAHLRGGYYLRLKPGESFLAGGFWEPNKEDLFRIRKEIEIDASEFRDILADAEFQKYFGDKFEGDELKTAPKGFDKTHPDIDLIRKKGYIAIRNFTDKEVLSSNFINEIDVSYKALRPFFDLMSSVLTTNLNGESIL, from the coding sequence ATGAAACTTAGTGCAGATACTTTTCAATTTTTAAATAAACTTGTTGAAAATAATACGAGAGAATGGTTTGCAGATAATAAACCTGAATTCGATACCATTCAAAAAGATGTAAAACAATTTTATAAAGCGATTCAAGAAAAACTTGAAGCTCATGATGAAATTGAAAAGCATAAGTTTTTTAGAATTTATAGAGATGTACGTTTTTCAAAAGATAAAACACCTTATAAAACACATTTTGCAGGATCTTTCTCAAGAAATGGTGCACATTTAAGAGGCGGATATTATTTACGATTGAAACCTGGAGAAAGCTTTTTAGCAGGAGGCTTTTGGGAACCGAATAAAGAAGATTTATTTAGAATTCGAAAAGAAATAGAAATAGATGCTTCAGAATTTAGAGATATTTTAGCTGATGCTGAATTTCAAAAGTATTTTGGAGATAAATTTGAAGGAGACGAATTAAAAACTGCTCCTAAAGGATTTGACAAAACGCATCCTGATATTGATTTAATTCGTAAAAAAGGATACATAGCCATTCGAAATTTTACTGACAAAGAAGTACTTTCATCTAACTTTATCAATGAAATTGATGTTTCATACAAAGCACTACGTCCGTTTTTTGATTTAATGAGCTCTGTGTTAACCACAAACTTAAACGGAGAATCAATACTTTAA
- a CDS encoding DEAD/DEAH box helicase, whose protein sequence is MSTFSDLGVRKDFIKGLNELGIKKPTEIQEKTIPFLLEERTDFIGLAQTGTGKTAAFGLPILHQIKPNSDTIQALILSPTRELVQQIKKQLFKFTKYVDHKIFVEAVYGGEKIDRQIKNLQRTTHIVVATPGRLIDLIERGEIDLKNIKTLVLDEADEMLSMGFKLEINRILKYTSGERNTWLFSATMPDEIKKIVKNYMNINAKRVEINPASVVNENITHYYTVVTSANKTDAVISFLEGRQDERGIIFARTKAGARKLTEELLEEGFTVGVLEGDMKQIERDKVMRAFKNQSLQYLIATDVAARGIDVQNLNFVIHHKLPEKLEYYTHRSGRTARAGNRGISQAFISSSELETIHQIQKRLNIKFIKK, encoded by the coding sequence ATGTCAACTTTTTCAGATTTAGGTGTTCGAAAAGATTTTATAAAGGGATTAAATGAGTTGGGAATTAAAAAACCAACTGAAATTCAAGAAAAAACAATTCCTTTTTTATTAGAAGAAAGAACTGATTTTATTGGTTTAGCACAAACAGGGACAGGAAAAACCGCAGCTTTTGGGTTACCAATTTTACATCAGATAAAACCTAATTCAGATACGATTCAAGCCTTAATCTTATCTCCAACAAGAGAATTAGTACAACAAATTAAAAAACAACTTTTTAAGTTTACGAAGTATGTAGATCATAAAATATTTGTAGAAGCTGTTTATGGTGGTGAGAAAATAGATAGGCAAATCAAAAATTTACAAAGAACTACGCATATTGTTGTGGCTACTCCCGGTAGACTTATTGATTTAATTGAAAGAGGTGAGATAGACTTAAAAAACATAAAGACTTTAGTTTTAGATGAAGCAGATGAAATGCTGAGTATGGGATTTAAGTTAGAAATCAACAGAATTTTAAAATATACTTCTGGTGAAAGAAATACATGGTTGTTTTCTGCAACAATGCCTGATGAAATAAAAAAGATTGTAAAAAATTACATGAATATCAACGCAAAACGAGTTGAGATTAATCCAGCTTCTGTAGTTAATGAAAATATTACACATTATTATACTGTAGTAACTTCTGCAAATAAAACAGATGCAGTAATTTCTTTTTTGGAAGGTAGACAAGATGAACGCGGAATTATCTTCGCTAGAACAAAAGCTGGCGCAAGAAAGCTAACAGAAGAATTATTAGAAGAAGGTTTTACTGTTGGTGTTTTAGAAGGAGATATGAAGCAAATAGAAAGAGATAAAGTAATGCGTGCTTTTAAAAATCAATCATTACAATATTTAATTGCTACAGATGTTGCTGCAAGAGGAATTGATGTGCAGAATTTAAACTTTGTAATTCATCATAAACTTCCAGAAAAATTAGAATATTATACACATAGAAGTGGAAGAACTGCCAGAGCTGGAAATAGAGGAATCTCACAAGCTTTTATTTCTTCTAGTGAATTAGAAACAATACATCAAATACAAAAAAGATTAAATATTAAGTTTATTAAAAAATAA
- the rpsU gene encoding 30S ribosomal protein S21, with amino-acid sequence MLIIKVKDGENIDRALKRYRKKFKDTKLLHELRGRREYVKESVRRREEVKKAEYKQQVLLKDN; translated from the coding sequence ATGTTAATAATAAAAGTAAAGGACGGTGAGAATATCGATAGAGCATTAAAACGCTACAGAAAAAAATTTAAAGATACAAAGCTTTTACACGAATTAAGAGGTAGAAGAGAATACGTAAAAGAATCAGTTAGAAGAAGAGAAGAAGTGAAAAAAGCAGAATATAAACAACAAGTATTATTAAAAGATAATTAA
- a CDS encoding acyl-CoA thioesterase — protein MNLSKVFTTTRVVVSEEIDNLNHVNNVVYVQWVQDIATLHWQHLVKDINADHLIWVLVKHEIDYIGQAVLNDEITLKTWVGETKGVKSVRHVEIFKEDKLLAKSKTTWCLLDSKTLRPTRITEEIFNLLSPSE, from the coding sequence ATGAATTTAAGTAAAGTTTTCACGACAACTAGAGTAGTAGTTTCTGAAGAAATTGACAATCTAAATCATGTTAATAATGTAGTTTATGTACAATGGGTACAAGATATAGCTACATTACATTGGCAACATCTAGTGAAGGATATAAATGCGGATCATTTAATTTGGGTTCTTGTGAAACATGAAATTGATTATATAGGACAAGCAGTTTTAAATGATGAAATCACATTAAAAACTTGGGTTGGTGAAACTAAAGGAGTAAAATCTGTTCGTCATGTAGAAATTTTTAAAGAAGACAAACTATTAGCAAAATCGAAAACAACTTGGTGTTTGTTAGATAGTAAAACGTTACGACCAACCAGAATTACAGAAGAAATATTTAATTTATTATCTCCATCCGAATAA
- a CDS encoding TetR/AcrR family transcriptional regulator: MPKTETFDKAQVIKQVTEVFHQKSYSLTSMQDLVDATGLNRSSIYNTFGSKLDLYMLCLKSYQCEAQEKIHNILCSNDCYIKTLERIFYSNINDKNGCLINNCVTEMANQEATVHKFLKQNNDGMITLFKDIIEKGQERGSINKNKTAYEYAIYLLTAFQGFNLSNVLIHDQKDLKSIIKTILSVLE, encoded by the coding sequence ATGCCAAAGACAGAAACATTTGATAAAGCGCAAGTAATAAAACAAGTAACTGAAGTATTTCATCAAAAAAGTTACAGTTTAACTTCTATGCAAGATTTAGTTGATGCTACTGGATTAAACAGATCTAGCATTTATAATACTTTTGGTAGTAAGTTAGATTTGTATATGCTTTGTTTAAAGAGTTATCAGTGTGAAGCTCAAGAAAAGATTCATAATATTCTTTGTTCAAATGACTGTTATATCAAAACTTTAGAACGAATATTTTATTCAAACATTAATGATAAAAACGGATGTTTAATTAATAACTGTGTTACTGAAATGGCCAATCAGGAAGCTACAGTTCATAAGTTTCTAAAGCAAAATAATGATGGTATGATTACATTATTTAAAGACATTATAGAAAAGGGTCAAGAAAGAGGTTCAATTAATAAAAATAAAACAGCTTACGAATATGCTATTTATTTATTAACTGCCTTTCAAGGATTTAATCTTTCTAATGTTTTAATACATGATCAAAAAGATTTGAAAAGTATTATAAAAACAATTCTTTCTGTATTAGAGTAA
- a CDS encoding cold-shock protein: protein MQEGTVKFFNTTKGFGFITDNSGQDIFVHNSGLIDEIRDGDKVQFETERGKKGMNAVNVEVLD from the coding sequence ATGCAAGAAGGTACAGTAAAGTTTTTTAACACTACAAAAGGATTTGGATTCATAACAGATAATTCAGGACAAGATATTTTTGTTCATAATTCTGGTTTGATAGATGAAATTAGAGATGGTGATAAAGTACAATTCGAAACTGAACGAGGAAAAAAAGGAATGAATGCAGTTAATGTTGAAGTTCTTGACTAA